A stretch of the Equus caballus isolate H_3958 breed thoroughbred chromosome X, TB-T2T, whole genome shotgun sequence genome encodes the following:
- the BCORL1 gene encoding BCL-6 corepressor-like protein 1 isoform X3 → MISTAPLYSGVHNWTSSDRIRMCGINEERRAPLSDEESTTGDCQRFGSQEFCVSSSFSKVELTAVGSGSNARGADPDGSATEKLGHKSEDKPDDPQPKMDYAGNVAEAEGLLVPLSSPGDGLKPPAADSTEASSSRADSSWTPLSTQMSKQVDCSPAGVKALDSRQGVGEKNTFILATLGTGVPVEGTLPLVTTNFSPLPAPICPPAPSSASVPPSVPDQFQVPLSVPAPVPHSGLVPVQVATSVPAPSPPLAPVPALAPAPPSVPTLISDSNPLSVSASVLVPVPASAPPSGPVPLSAPAPTPISVPVSAPPLALIQAPVPPSAPTLVLAPVPTPVLAPMPASTPPAAPAPPSVPMPTPTPSSGPPSTPTLIPAFAPTPVPAPTPAPIFTPAPTPMPAATPTAIPTSAPISASFSLSRVCFPAAQAPAMQKVPLSFQPGTVLTPSQPLVYIPPPSCGQPLSVATLPTTLGVSSTLTLPVLPSYLQDRCLPGVLASPELRSYPYAFSVARPLTSDSKLVSLEVNRLPCASPSSSTSTQPAPDGVSGPLADTSLSTASAKVLPTPQPLLPAPSVSSAPPHPAKMPGGTEQQTEGTSVTFSPLKSPPQLEREMASPPECSEMPLDLSSKSNRQKLPLPNQRKTPPMPVLTPVHTSSKALLSTVLSRSQRTTQAASSNVTSCLGSTSSPFVIFPEIVRNGDPSTWVKNSTALISTIPGTYVGVANPVPASLLLNKDPNLGLTRDPRHLPKQEPISIIDQGEPKSTGAPCGKKGSQAGTEGQPSTVKRYTPARIAPGLPGCQTKELSLWKPTGPANIYPRCSVNGKPTSTQVLPVGWSPYHQASLLSIGISSAGQLTPSQGVPIKPTSVVSEFSGVPSLGPSEAVHGLPEGQPRPGGPFAPEQDTGTKNKTCRIAAKPYEEQVNPVLLTLSPQTGTLALSVQPSGGDIRVNQGPEESESHLCPDGTPKMEGPQGACGLKLAGDTKPKNQVLATYMSHELVLATPQNLRKMPELPLLPHDSRPKELILDVVPSGKRGSSTELSQLGSQVDLGRVKMEKVDGDVVFNLATCFRADGLPAAPQRGQAEVRSKAGQARVKQESIGVFACKNKWQPDSVVTDGVTESLPPKKMKCSKEKDGEEPQPQAKAIVRSSHGPKCRKPPSDPQEPTKKSPRGAPDSGKEHNGVRVKHKHRKPTKPESQSPGKRADGHEEGSLEKKAKSSFRDFIPVVLSTRTRSQSGSICSSFAGMADSDMGSQEVFPTEEEEEVTPTPAKRRKVRKTQRDTQYRSHHAQDKTLLNQGRRHLWRAREMPWRTEAARQMWDTNEEEEEEEEEGLVKRKKRRRQKSRKYQTGEYLTEQEEEQRRKGRADLKARKQKTSSQSSEHRLRNRNLLLPNKAQGISDSPNGFLPNNLEEPACLENSEKPSGKRKCKTKHMANVSEEAKLQSRDP, encoded by the exons ATGATCTCTACAGCACCGCTCTACAGCGGCGTGCACAACTGGACCAGTTCTGACCGGATTCGCATGTGTGGCATCAACGAAGAGAG AAGAGCACCTCTTTCTGATGAGGAGTCCACGACAGGTGACTGCCAGCGCTTTGGATCTCAGGAGTTTTGTGTCAGCAGCAGTTTTTCCAAG GTGGAGCTCACAGCAGTTGGAAGTGGCAGCAATGCCCGGGGGGCAGACCCAGATGGCAGTGCAACAGAAAAACTTGGGCACAAGTCAGAGGACAAGCCTGACGACCCCCAGCCAAAAATGGACTATGCTGGGAATGTGGCAGAGGCTGAAGGCCTCTTGGTGCCACTGAGCAGCCCAGGAGACGGGCTCAAGCCTCCCGCTGCTGACAGCACTGAGGCCAGCAGCAGCAGAGCCGACTCCTCCTGGACTCCCCTCAGCACCCAAATGAGCAAACAGGTAGACTGCTCACCAGCTGGGGTAAAGGCCTTGGACTCTCGGCAGGGTGTCGGGGAGAAGAATACTTTCATTTTGGCAACTCTCGGAACTGGAGTCCCTGTGGAGGGAACCCTGCCTCTGGTTACCACCAACTTCAGTCCGCTGCCAGCTCCCATCTGCCCCCCTGCTCCCAGTTCGGCCTCTGTCCCCCCATCTGTTCCGGATCAATTCCAGGTTCCCCTCTCCGTTCCCGCCCCGGTGCCCCATTCTGGGCTAGTTCCTGTCCAGGTTGCCACTTCGGTTCCGGCTCCTTCCCCTCCCTTAGCACCAGTCCCGGCTCTGGCTCCGGCACCACCATCAGTGCCCACACTCATCTCTGATTCGAACCCCCTTTCAGTTTCGGCCTCAGTCCTGGTGCCCGTACCAGCTTCTGCTCCCCCCTCCGGCCCCGTTCCCCTGTCGGCTCCAGCCCCTACCCCCATCTCAGTCCCAGTTTCAGCTCCTCCCTTGGCTCTGATCCAAGCTCCTGTGCCCCCTTCGGCTCCGACCCTGGTCCTTGCGCCTGTCCCCACTCCAGTTCTGGCTCCCATGCCGGCATCCACACCTCCAGCAGCTCCCGCCCCTCCGTCAGTGCCGATGCCTACCCCAACCCCATCTTCTGGCCCTCCTTCTACCCCCACCCTCATCCCTGCCTTTGCTCCTACGCCAGTGCCTgcacccaccccagccccaatCTTTACTCCAGCCCCCACGCCCATGCCGGCTGCCACACCAACTGCTATTCCCACCTCTGCACCCATCTCAGCCTCCTTTAGTTTGAGTCGAGTGTGTTTTCCTGCAGCTCAGGCACCAGCTATGCAAAAAGTCCCCCTGTCCTTTCAGCCAGGGACAGTACTGACCCCGAGCCAGCCGCTGGTATATATCCCGCCTCCAAGCTGTGGGCAGCCACTCAGTGTGGCCACACTGCCAACCACCCTGGGGGTCTCTTCCACTCTTACACTCCCTGTCCTGCCATCCTACCTGCAGGACAGGTGTCTCCCTGGTGTTCTGGCCTCCCCAGAGCTACGGTCTTACCCATATGCATTTTCTGTGGCCCGGCCTCTGACTTCAGATTCCAAGCTGGTCTCTCTGGAGGTGAACAGGCTTCCCTGTGCTTCCCCATCCAGCAGCACCAGCACCCAGCCTGCGCCAGATGGGGTCTCTGGGCCTTTGGCAGATACTTCCCTCTCTACCGCTTCTGCCAAGGTGCTTCCAACTCCACAACCTTTGCTGCCAGCCCCCAGTGTGAGCTCCGCCCCACCGCACCCCGCCAAGATGCCAGGTGGCACCGAGCAGCAAACAGAAGGGACTTCTGTCACCTTTTCTCCCCTCAAGTCACCTCCACAGCTGGAGCGAGAGATGGCCTCTCCACCCGAGTGCAGCGAGATGCCCCTCGACCTCTCCTCCAAGTCCAACCGCCAGAAGCTTCCATTGCCGAACCAACGCAAGACACCCCCCATGCCTGTGTTGACCCCTGTGCACACCAGCAGCAAGGCCCTCCTCTCCACAGTCCTATCTAGGTCTCAGCGCACAACCCAGGCTGCCAGCAGCAATGTCACCTCATGCCTGGGCTCCACTTCCTCTCCCTTTGTCATCTTTCCTGAGATTGTGAGAAATGGGGACCCAAGCACCTGGGTGAAGAACTCAACTGCGTTGATCAGCACCATTCCTGGCACCTACGTGGGAGTGGCCAACCCAGTGCCTGCCTCCCTGCTGCTGAACAAAGACCCCAACCTGGGCCTCACCCGAGACCCCCGCCACCTCCCCAAGCAGGAGCCCATCTCCATCATCGATCAAGGAGAGCCTAAGAGCACCGGTGCCCCCTGTGGCAAAAAGGGCAGCCAGGCTGGGACTGAGGGACAGCCAAGCACAGTCAAACGTTACACTCCAGCCCGCATCGCCCCTGGGCTGCCTGGATGCCAAACCAAGGAGCTCTCTCTGTGGAAGCCCACAGGGCCAGCAAATATTTACCCACGGTGTTCAGTCAACGGGAAACCCACCAGCACCCAGGTCCTGCCTGTTGGCTGGTCACCATACCACCAAGCGTCTCTGCTTTCCATTGGCATTTCCAGTGCGGGGCAGCTGACCCCCAGTCAGGGGGTGCCCATCAAGCCCACCAGCGttgtttctgagttttctggTGTGCCCTCTCTTGGCCCCAGTGAAGCTGTGCATGGACTTCCTGAGGGGCAACCACGGCCTGGGGGCCCCTTTGCTCCAGAGCAGGACACTGGCACAAAGAATAAAACTTGCCGGATTGCTGCCAAGCCTTACGAAGAACAAGTCAACCCTGTCCTCCTGACTCTCAGCCCTCAGACAGGGACCCTGGCGCTGTCAGTTCAGCCTAGCGGTGGGGACATCAGAGTGAATCAGGGGCCTGAGGAATCAGAGAGCCACCTCTGCCCTGATGGCACTCCTAAGATGGAAGGCCCCCAGGGGGCCTGTGGTCTGAAGCTGGCAGGAGACACAAAGCCTAAGAACCAAGTGCTGGCCACCTACATGTCCCATGAGCTGGTCCTGGCCACCCCCCAGAACCTGCGCAAGATGCCCGAGCTGCCTTTGCTACCTCATGACAGCCGCCCCAAGGAACTTATCTTGGATGTGGTCCCGAGCGGCAAGAGGGGCTCCAGCACAGAGCTTTCACAGCTTGGAAGCCAGGTGGACCTGGGGCGGGTGAAAATGGAGAAGGTGGACGGTGATGTGGTCTTCAATTTAGCCACCTGCTTCCGGGCCGATGGCCTCCCAGCAGCTCCCCAGCGGGGCCAAGCTGAAGTTCGGAGTAAGGCCGGGCAGGCTCGAGTGAAACAGGAAAGCATAGGCGTCTTTGCTTGCAAGAACAAGTGGCAGCCAGACTCGGTGGTGACCGATGGGGTGACTGAATCTCTGCCACCCAAGAAAATGAAGTGTAGCAAAGAAAAGGATGGTGAGGAGCcacagccacaagccaaggcCATAGTCCGGAGTTCTCACGGACCCAAG TGCCGGAAGCCGCCTAGTGACCCCCAGGAACCTACCAAGAAAAGCCCCAGGGGGGCTCCAGATTCAGGAAAAGAGCACAATGGAGTCAGGGTAAAGCACAAGCACCGGAAGCCAACAAAGCCGGAGTCCCAGTCTCCAGGAAAACGAGCTGATGGCCACGAGGAAG GTTCCttggagaagaaagcaaagagcaGTTTCCGTGACTTCATCCCTGTGGTCCTGAGCACGCGGACACGCAGTCAGTCTG GAAGCATCTGTAGCTCCTTTGCTGGTATGGCAGACAGTGACATGGGAAGCCAGGAAGTCTTCcccacagaggaggaagaggaggtgacCCCCACCCCGGCTAAGCGTCGAAAGGTGAGAAAGACCCAACGGGACACCCAGTATCGCAGCCACCATGCCCAGGACAAGACTCTGCTGAACCAGGGCCGCAGGCATCTGTGGCGAGCCCGAGAAATGCCCTGGAGGACAGAGGCTGCCCGGCAAATGTGGGACActaatgaggaggaggaggaagaagaggaggagggccTGGTGAAGAGGAAGAAACGGAGACGGCAGAAGAGCCGCAAATATCAGACTGGGGAGTACCTGACCGAGCAGGAAGAGGAGCAGCGGCGGAAAGGGAGAGCAG